In Gigantopelta aegis isolate Gae_Host chromosome 6, Gae_host_genome, whole genome shotgun sequence, the following are encoded in one genomic region:
- the LOC121376181 gene encoding uncharacterized protein LOC121376181 isoform X1 — protein MCSIKDSSLDDYFVSTLSENLHQNVQPEKTINGMVRLEDTSLDNNNMCLVDDHFKHYFVSTLSENLHQNVQPEKNVNGMVSLEDTSLDNNNMCLVDDHFKHYFDSTLSENLHQNVQPEKNVNGMVSLEDTSLDNNNICLVDDHFKQNIVTSLSENLNHIIQPEISANDMCCQEDKRSDNNICLVDDHFKQNFVTSLSENRNHIIQPEKCANGMGFQEDKSSDNNNIRLVVDQFKRLKVVEQPKQSVTNTGCLKDEDLDSCDKTVPTTCEKPAGNTNASDLKLRIVSKNRILEQSVSSPTNCKRLLTIEVVHGDIAKDNSHVIVSPTNTKLQHMRGAGRHLMNVAGSDVSEELKNYLQRKAEVPVTSVIVTRPGALSCRHLFHAVGPRWRNYKDKSQCRHDLIGTIVKCLFEAYRRKMVSIALPAVSAGSQGVPRLDCAQSYVMALKVFESKVSRGSLRLVRFVDTDSKMVDAIRRQLDAEWDNPFDMVSLDPHDNILDVLTSQNDTTCVEVTSEISDSSHEGHVHLPGPVHLPGPQIDTSNSSLDVKCVVVDRPGVHHNEDTGPMPPGTMTHFTAMGQLPGYKEPEHIVINYTFDNGVQSASHPKPGRKYSGSKFCSYLPCTHEGFETLELLQKAFSRKLLFTVAKESVYSENYVVTWGCISQKRNKDGGRTRYTIHMAILTQITLREFGKNWLNLELNIFLGDIVKYIYILKCVVYDL, from the exons ATGTGTAGTATAAAAGATAGCAGTTTAGATGACTATTTTGTTTCAACATTATCTGAAAACCTTCACCAGAATGTACAGCCAGAGAAAACTATAAATGGTATGGTTAGGCTAGAGGATACAAGTTTAGATAACAACAACATGTGTTTGGTAGATGATCATTTTAAACACTATTTTGTTTCAACATTATCTGAAAACCTTCACCAGAATGTACAGccagaaaaaaatgtaaatggTATGGTTAGTCTAGAGGATACAAGTTTAGATAACAACAACATGTGTTTGGTAGATGATCATTTTAAACACTATTTTGATTCAACATTATCTGAAAACCTTCACCAGAATGTACAGccagaaaaaaatgtaaatggTATGGTTAGTCTAGAGGATACAAGTTTAGAtaacaacaatatttgtttGGTAGATGAtcatttcaaacaaaatatcgTTACTTCATTATCTGAAAACCTTAACCACATTATACAGCCAGAGATATCTGCAAATGATATGTGTTGTCAAGAAGATAAAAGATCAGATAACAACATTTGTTTGGTAGATGATCATTTCAAACAAAATTTCGTTACTTCATTATCTGAAAACCGTAACCACATTATACAGCCAGAGAAATGTGCAAATGGTATGGGTTTTCAAGAAGATAAAAGTTCAGATAACAACAACATTCGGTTGGTAGTTGATCAGTTTAAACGGCTAAAAGTGGTGGAACAACCAAAGCAAAGCGTAACTAACACGGGATGTCTAAAGGATGAAGATTTAGATAGCTGTGATAAAACGGTCCCCACAACTTGTGAAAAACCAGCAGGAAACACAAATGCTAGTGATCTAAAACTGCGCATAGTCTCAAAAAATCGCATATTGGAACAATCTGTGTCATCACCAACCAACTGTAAACGGTTACTCACAATAGAAGTCGTTCACGGGGATATTGCAAAGGATAATTCTCACGTCATTGTTAGCCCTACTAATACAAAACTCCAGCACATGAGAGGTGCTGGGCGTCATCTTATGAACGTGGCTGGGAGTGATGTTTCAGAAGAACTGAAGAACTACTTGCAAAGGAAGGCAGAAGTTCCGGTAACTAGTGTTATCGTCACAAGACCCGGAGCTCTCTCGTGTCGTCATCTCTTCCACGCGGTCGGACCAAGATGGCGAAACTACAAAGACAAGTCCCAGTGTCGTCATGATCTGATCGGCACGATTGTCAAATGTCTTTTCGAGGCTTACAGGCGAAAAATGGTATCCATAGCACTTCCTGCAGTCTCTGCTG GCAGCCAAGGAGTTCCAAGACTAGACTGTGCCCAAAGTTACGTGATGGCCCTGAAGGTGTTCGAGTCGAAAGTTTCCCGAGGTAGTCTCAGGCTGGTACGATTTGTTGACACCGATTCCAAGATGGTGGATGCTATACGCAGACAACTTGATGCCGAGTGGGATAATCCGTTTGACATGGTCAGTTTGGATCCACACGACAATATTCTCGATGTGCTTACTTCTCAAAATGATACCACTTGTGTTGAAGTTACTAGTGAGATATCAGATTCTAGCCATGAAG GACATGTTCATCTTCCAGGACCTGTTCACCTTCCAGGACCACAAATAGACACTTCAAATAGCAGTCTAGATGTTAAGTGTGTAGTGGTTGACAGGCCTGGCGTCCATCATAACGAGGATACTGGGCCAATGCCACCTGGAACAATGACGCATTTTACTGCCATGGGTCAGCTACCCGGATACAAAGAACCGGAGCATATTGTCATTAACTACACCTTTGACAATGGAGTCCAGTCG gCCAGTCATCCGAAACCCGGACGTAAGTACAGTGGATCTAAATTCTGCTCCTACCTCCCATGTACACACGAAGGCTTTGAAACTCTGGAGTTACTGCAGAAAGCATTTTCTAGAAAACTCTTGTTTACTGTTGCTAAGGAAAGCGTCTACAGTGAAAATTATGTTGTAACCTGGGGATGCATCAGTCAAAAGcgaaacaaagatggtggcaGGACAAGGTATACAATAC atatgGCTATCCTGACCCAGATTACTTTGAGAGAGTTCGGAAAGAACTGGCTAAATTTGGAATTGAACATCTTTCTCGGTGACATtgtgaaatacatttacattttgaAGTGTGTAGTCTATGATTTGTAA
- the LOC121376181 gene encoding uncharacterized protein LOC121376181 isoform X3 has translation MCSIKDSSLDDYFVSTLSENLHQNVQPEKTINGMVRLEDTSLDNNNMCLVDDHFKHYFVSTLSENLHQNVQPEKNVNGMVSLEDTSLDNNNMCLVDDHFKHYFDSTLSENLHQNVQPEKNVNGMVSLEDTSLDNNNICLVDDHFKQNIVTSLSENLNHIIQPEISANDMCCQEDKRSDNNICLVDDHFKQNFVTSLSENRNHIIQPEKCANGMGFQEDKSSDNNNIRLVVDQFKRLKVVEQPKQSVTNTGCLKDEDLDSCDKTVPTTCEKPAGNTNASDLKLRIVSKNRILEQSVSSPTNCKRLLTIEVVHGDIAKDNSHVIVSPTNTKLQHMRGAGRHLMNVAGSDVSEELKNYLQRKAEVPVTSVIVTRPGALSCRHLFHAVGPRWRNYKDKSQCRHDLIGTIVKCLFEAYRRKMVSIALPAVSAGSQGVPRLDCAQSYVMALKVFESKVSRGSLRLVRFVDTDSKMVDAIRRQLDAEWDNPFDMVSLDPHDNILDVLTSQNDTTCVEVTSEISDSSHEGHVHLPGPVHLPGPQIDTSNSSLDVKCVVVDRPGVHHNEDTGPMPPGTMTHFTAMGQLPGYKEPEHIVINYTFDNGVQSASHPKPGRKYSGSKFCSYLPCTHEGFETLELLQKAFSRKLLFTVAKESVYSENYVVTWGCISQKRNKDGGRTRYGYPDPDYFERVRKELAKFGIEHLSR, from the exons ATGTGTAGTATAAAAGATAGCAGTTTAGATGACTATTTTGTTTCAACATTATCTGAAAACCTTCACCAGAATGTACAGCCAGAGAAAACTATAAATGGTATGGTTAGGCTAGAGGATACAAGTTTAGATAACAACAACATGTGTTTGGTAGATGATCATTTTAAACACTATTTTGTTTCAACATTATCTGAAAACCTTCACCAGAATGTACAGccagaaaaaaatgtaaatggTATGGTTAGTCTAGAGGATACAAGTTTAGATAACAACAACATGTGTTTGGTAGATGATCATTTTAAACACTATTTTGATTCAACATTATCTGAAAACCTTCACCAGAATGTACAGccagaaaaaaatgtaaatggTATGGTTAGTCTAGAGGATACAAGTTTAGAtaacaacaatatttgtttGGTAGATGAtcatttcaaacaaaatatcgTTACTTCATTATCTGAAAACCTTAACCACATTATACAGCCAGAGATATCTGCAAATGATATGTGTTGTCAAGAAGATAAAAGATCAGATAACAACATTTGTTTGGTAGATGATCATTTCAAACAAAATTTCGTTACTTCATTATCTGAAAACCGTAACCACATTATACAGCCAGAGAAATGTGCAAATGGTATGGGTTTTCAAGAAGATAAAAGTTCAGATAACAACAACATTCGGTTGGTAGTTGATCAGTTTAAACGGCTAAAAGTGGTGGAACAACCAAAGCAAAGCGTAACTAACACGGGATGTCTAAAGGATGAAGATTTAGATAGCTGTGATAAAACGGTCCCCACAACTTGTGAAAAACCAGCAGGAAACACAAATGCTAGTGATCTAAAACTGCGCATAGTCTCAAAAAATCGCATATTGGAACAATCTGTGTCATCACCAACCAACTGTAAACGGTTACTCACAATAGAAGTCGTTCACGGGGATATTGCAAAGGATAATTCTCACGTCATTGTTAGCCCTACTAATACAAAACTCCAGCACATGAGAGGTGCTGGGCGTCATCTTATGAACGTGGCTGGGAGTGATGTTTCAGAAGAACTGAAGAACTACTTGCAAAGGAAGGCAGAAGTTCCGGTAACTAGTGTTATCGTCACAAGACCCGGAGCTCTCTCGTGTCGTCATCTCTTCCACGCGGTCGGACCAAGATGGCGAAACTACAAAGACAAGTCCCAGTGTCGTCATGATCTGATCGGCACGATTGTCAAATGTCTTTTCGAGGCTTACAGGCGAAAAATGGTATCCATAGCACTTCCTGCAGTCTCTGCTG GCAGCCAAGGAGTTCCAAGACTAGACTGTGCCCAAAGTTACGTGATGGCCCTGAAGGTGTTCGAGTCGAAAGTTTCCCGAGGTAGTCTCAGGCTGGTACGATTTGTTGACACCGATTCCAAGATGGTGGATGCTATACGCAGACAACTTGATGCCGAGTGGGATAATCCGTTTGACATGGTCAGTTTGGATCCACACGACAATATTCTCGATGTGCTTACTTCTCAAAATGATACCACTTGTGTTGAAGTTACTAGTGAGATATCAGATTCTAGCCATGAAG GACATGTTCATCTTCCAGGACCTGTTCACCTTCCAGGACCACAAATAGACACTTCAAATAGCAGTCTAGATGTTAAGTGTGTAGTGGTTGACAGGCCTGGCGTCCATCATAACGAGGATACTGGGCCAATGCCACCTGGAACAATGACGCATTTTACTGCCATGGGTCAGCTACCCGGATACAAAGAACCGGAGCATATTGTCATTAACTACACCTTTGACAATGGAGTCCAGTCG gCCAGTCATCCGAAACCCGGACGTAAGTACAGTGGATCTAAATTCTGCTCCTACCTCCCATGTACACACGAAGGCTTTGAAACTCTGGAGTTACTGCAGAAAGCATTTTCTAGAAAACTCTTGTTTACTGTTGCTAAGGAAAGCGTCTACAGTGAAAATTATGTTGTAACCTGGGGATGCATCAGTCAAAAGcgaaacaaagatggtggcaGGACAAG atatgGCTATCCTGACCCAGATTACTTTGAGAGAGTTCGGAAAGAACTGGCTAAATTTGGAATTGAACATCTTTCTCGGTGA
- the LOC121376181 gene encoding uncharacterized protein LOC121376181 isoform X2, translated as MCSIKDSSLDDYFVSTLSENLHQNVQPEKTINGMVRLEDTSLDNNNMCLVDDHFKHYFVSTLSENLHQNVQPEKNVNGMVSLEDTSLDNNNMCLVDDHFKHYFDSTLSENLHQNVQPEKNVNGMVSLEDTSLDNNNICLVDDHFKQNIVTSLSENLNHIIQPEISANDMCCQEDKRSDNNICLVDDHFKQNFVTSLSENRNHIIQPEKCANGMGFQEDKSSDNNNIRLVVDQFKRLKVVEQPKQSVTNTGCLKDEDLDSCDKTVPTTCEKPAGNTNASDLKLRIVSKNRILEQSVSSPTNCKRLLTIEVVHGDIAKDNSHVIVSPTNTKLQHMRGAGRHLMNVAGSDVSEELKNYLQRKAEVPVTSVIVTRPGALSCRHLFHAVGPRWRNYKDKSQCRHDLIGTIVKCLFEAYRRKMVSIALPAVSAGSQGVPRLDCAQSYVMALKVFESKVSRGSLRLVRFVDTDSKMVDAIRRQLDAEWDNPFDMVSLDPHDNILDVLTSQNDTTCVEVTSEISDSSHEGPVHLPGPQIDTSNSSLDVKCVVVDRPGVHHNEDTGPMPPGTMTHFTAMGQLPGYKEPEHIVINYTFDNGVQSASHPKPGRKYSGSKFCSYLPCTHEGFETLELLQKAFSRKLLFTVAKESVYSENYVVTWGCISQKRNKDGGRTRYTIHMAILTQITLREFGKNWLNLELNIFLGDIVKYIYILKCVVYDL; from the exons ATGTGTAGTATAAAAGATAGCAGTTTAGATGACTATTTTGTTTCAACATTATCTGAAAACCTTCACCAGAATGTACAGCCAGAGAAAACTATAAATGGTATGGTTAGGCTAGAGGATACAAGTTTAGATAACAACAACATGTGTTTGGTAGATGATCATTTTAAACACTATTTTGTTTCAACATTATCTGAAAACCTTCACCAGAATGTACAGccagaaaaaaatgtaaatggTATGGTTAGTCTAGAGGATACAAGTTTAGATAACAACAACATGTGTTTGGTAGATGATCATTTTAAACACTATTTTGATTCAACATTATCTGAAAACCTTCACCAGAATGTACAGccagaaaaaaatgtaaatggTATGGTTAGTCTAGAGGATACAAGTTTAGAtaacaacaatatttgtttGGTAGATGAtcatttcaaacaaaatatcgTTACTTCATTATCTGAAAACCTTAACCACATTATACAGCCAGAGATATCTGCAAATGATATGTGTTGTCAAGAAGATAAAAGATCAGATAACAACATTTGTTTGGTAGATGATCATTTCAAACAAAATTTCGTTACTTCATTATCTGAAAACCGTAACCACATTATACAGCCAGAGAAATGTGCAAATGGTATGGGTTTTCAAGAAGATAAAAGTTCAGATAACAACAACATTCGGTTGGTAGTTGATCAGTTTAAACGGCTAAAAGTGGTGGAACAACCAAAGCAAAGCGTAACTAACACGGGATGTCTAAAGGATGAAGATTTAGATAGCTGTGATAAAACGGTCCCCACAACTTGTGAAAAACCAGCAGGAAACACAAATGCTAGTGATCTAAAACTGCGCATAGTCTCAAAAAATCGCATATTGGAACAATCTGTGTCATCACCAACCAACTGTAAACGGTTACTCACAATAGAAGTCGTTCACGGGGATATTGCAAAGGATAATTCTCACGTCATTGTTAGCCCTACTAATACAAAACTCCAGCACATGAGAGGTGCTGGGCGTCATCTTATGAACGTGGCTGGGAGTGATGTTTCAGAAGAACTGAAGAACTACTTGCAAAGGAAGGCAGAAGTTCCGGTAACTAGTGTTATCGTCACAAGACCCGGAGCTCTCTCGTGTCGTCATCTCTTCCACGCGGTCGGACCAAGATGGCGAAACTACAAAGACAAGTCCCAGTGTCGTCATGATCTGATCGGCACGATTGTCAAATGTCTTTTCGAGGCTTACAGGCGAAAAATGGTATCCATAGCACTTCCTGCAGTCTCTGCTG GCAGCCAAGGAGTTCCAAGACTAGACTGTGCCCAAAGTTACGTGATGGCCCTGAAGGTGTTCGAGTCGAAAGTTTCCCGAGGTAGTCTCAGGCTGGTACGATTTGTTGACACCGATTCCAAGATGGTGGATGCTATACGCAGACAACTTGATGCCGAGTGGGATAATCCGTTTGACATGGTCAGTTTGGATCCACACGACAATATTCTCGATGTGCTTACTTCTCAAAATGATACCACTTGTGTTGAAGTTACTAGTGAGATATCAGATTCTAGCCATGAAG GACCTGTTCACCTTCCAGGACCACAAATAGACACTTCAAATAGCAGTCTAGATGTTAAGTGTGTAGTGGTTGACAGGCCTGGCGTCCATCATAACGAGGATACTGGGCCAATGCCACCTGGAACAATGACGCATTTTACTGCCATGGGTCAGCTACCCGGATACAAAGAACCGGAGCATATTGTCATTAACTACACCTTTGACAATGGAGTCCAGTCG gCCAGTCATCCGAAACCCGGACGTAAGTACAGTGGATCTAAATTCTGCTCCTACCTCCCATGTACACACGAAGGCTTTGAAACTCTGGAGTTACTGCAGAAAGCATTTTCTAGAAAACTCTTGTTTACTGTTGCTAAGGAAAGCGTCTACAGTGAAAATTATGTTGTAACCTGGGGATGCATCAGTCAAAAGcgaaacaaagatggtggcaGGACAAGGTATACAATAC atatgGCTATCCTGACCCAGATTACTTTGAGAGAGTTCGGAAAGAACTGGCTAAATTTGGAATTGAACATCTTTCTCGGTGACATtgtgaaatacatttacattttgaAGTGTGTAGTCTATGATTTGTAA